Within the Dolichospermum compactum NIES-806 genome, the region CCACTGGGGGCAATGACGCGCAGTAAATCACCTGGTTTGAGGGGTAGGGGTAAGAGGGTAGATTTGCGGTTTTGAATATTAGACATCAAGAGAATTACTGGCGGTTGTTAAATTTAAATTAGATAAAGAATCTACGGTAAAAGCCATACTGTAAGAGACTCTTAACTCTTAACTCCTGACTCCTGACTCCTGACTTCTGTGATAGTAGGTTTCTGATTTCCGCCGATATTTTCCCGTTGGTTAATTAAATAAATACTGATTAAGGTCAGAAAAACCCCAAACCATTGAATAGTAGTCAGGACTTCATTGAGAAAAATATAACCAAATATTAAAGCAAAAACAGGTGTGAGAAAAGTCAGAGAACTTAAACTGGTGAGATTACCACTGGAGGCAAAGTAGAAAAATAATCCATAGGCGATCGCACTGCCAAATACAGTAGCATAACTTAAAGCCAGCCAGTCCGACAGGACAAGATTTTCCCACTGTTGGGATTCTAACACCGCAGAAATTCCCCACAAAGGCAAGCCACCGATAATCATGTGCCATCCTGTAGCCGTTACTGGATCTGCATATCGGCACACAAACCGAATCATCACCGTTCCCACAGCCATTGATAAAGCAGCGAGTAACATTAATAACTCACCACTATCAAATAACTCTCGCCAATTATCTATGGAAATAGTAATCCCTGCCTCAAAAACATGGAAAATCCACTCTTGCGGTAAACCAATCAGACTAATTCCTGTAATTCCCAAACCTAACCCCAACCATCCCCATAATCCAATATGTTCTTGAAATAGCCAGAGTGAAAGTAAAGCGACTGCTAAGGGTTGGGAGTCTATCATCACCGAACCTAAGCCGGCATTGGTTCTGACTAAACCTTCGGCTAAAAAGCCTTGAAATAATGTACCATCAACCAAAGCAAATATAATAATCCACAACCATCCTAACCAACTTTGAGGTTGGGGTTTACCCATGAATGCAGCCACTATGAGAATTAATACTCCCGCAGGTATCAATCTGACTCCAGCCATAAATAGGGGTGTAGTATGAGGAATTACGCCTTTCATTGCCACCATTGCTGTACCCCAAAGGAAAAAAGGAGTAATTAATAGTAGGGAACTTATGGTAGATTTATATCCTCTCAGTTCTAATAGCATGGATAAATAGTAAAGTTTTGTAAACAGATCGTAAAAATAGTTTAACTGAAATTTAACCAAAATATGGAATTTTATGTTATGGCATCGTTACGGAAGAGGATAAGTAATATTTAGATGTAATTTCATTAGCATTTCACTGATAACTAGTACCGCAGGGCGTTCGTCAAAAGTCAAAAGTCAAAAGTCAAAACGAATATACAATGAGCTTTCCAGTAGTTTGGAATGGTCTATTTATTTCCGCTGTGCTGTACTAGTACAGGTTGGCATAAATAACATGACCATTAAAAGCTCCGAAAATTTGATTGATTACAAGCNNNNNNNNNNNNNNNNNNNNNNNNNNNNNNNNNNNNNNNNNNNNNNNNNNNNNNNNNNNNNNNNNNNNNNNNNNNNNNNNNNNNNNNNNNNNNNNNNNNNNNNNNNNNNNNNNNNNNNNNNNNNNNNNNNNNNNNNNNNNNNNNNNNNNNNNNNNNNNNNNNNNNNNNNNNNNNNNNNNNNNNNNNNNNNNNNNNNNNNNNNNNNNNNNNNNNNNNNNNNNNNNNNNNNNNNNNNNNNNNNNNNNNNNNNNNNNACACTTGCGTAAGTCCTAACAAGGCTTGAAAATGGTTAATTCACTTACGCCGCAGTCTACTAGATGTTTCAGATGAGGAATTAAATGAAATTGAAACGGAAGAGAATTTCGATAATGTTAATACTGAATTAGATTAGATTTGGTGTATTAATTAATAACTTAAAATATCTCACTAACATGATCACAACTAAATCTGCTATTCCCCTGAAACCCAGGGTTGAAGATAGTTTCGGGATTACATTAGCACCATTGTCTGTGGAAGAAATCTACAGTAAAGCAGATAATCCTGCTAATGGCGCTGTGGTGCTGATGAGTGGTATGGTTCGTAATCAAACTGATGGTAAGTCTGTGGTAGCTTTAGAATATCAAGCTTATGAACCAATGGCTTTACAGGTATTTTATCAAATTGCTGATGATATTCGTGATCAATGGCCTGATGTGAATCGGGTGGTGATATATCATCGCATTGGTAGATTATTAGTTGGGGAAATTAGTGTGGTTGTGGCTGTAGGTTGTCCCCATCGTGGTGAGGCTTTTGCCGCTTGTGAGTATGCTATTGATACATTAAAACATAATGCGCCAATTTGGAAAAAGGAACACTACAGCCTACTGGGTGAAGATGGTTCTCTAATAGCAGAGTCTAGTTGGGTATCTATTAAAAACTGTAACCATTAAACTTTAATATTATAGCGGTTCTCGATTGAGTGAGATACAAGAACCCCACCCCCAACCCCCTCCCCGCAAGCGATTAGGGGGCTATGATGTATCTCATGCAAGTGCATACCGCTATATAAAGAAGATAGGCTAAAAACCCCGGAATTGATCCCTATCCCTAAAATTTGCATTTAATGTAGGGGTAGCGCCCCCGTGCCTACCCCGTTATTTGGGGCAACCACAGGGGGATTGCCCCAGGGAAAACGCATCTAATTTTTTTTTGACAAAATACCATATTAGTGAATCAAGACAGAAAAATATCTAATTCCATTCAAAATCTGATTAATTCCTTTATTAATATGCTAAAGATTTAAGAAATTTAGAGTAATTATTTATTTTTGATGATAGATTTATTTGGTTCATTTCTATATATTAATATCTATATTTTTTGAGATTAAAAATCTAGATTCTATTGTCTAATCAACAGAAAAATAAATTGTTTATATTTATGGTTGTCTATCTTTTCTGATTTTTATCAGATACATTCTAAAATCTTCTCTAAATATTCATCATCCCATCCTGCACAAAACTGCTTACTTTTAGTTCCTAGTTTTTGGCTTTTTTCTTTTCCTAAAAGATTAACTGCTATATGACGAAGAACTACAAAATTTTGCGGTGCATTTGTATCATGAGATGGAATCCCGTTTGGAAGTTCTAAAAATCGTTTTAGCCATTTTTCTTTCTTTTTTCCATAAGCCCTCCACTAATACCCAACTATCTACTCCACATATTACTGCACAAATCGCAATGGGGTTCTTCGGTACTCACTATGCTAAATAATTTTGTCAACCCCTAAAATCCTGATACCGTAAGGATTTTACGTTAATTCATCGGTGAATTTGATATAAATTTGGCATCAAAAACAATGAAACCCTTTATTTATATGGGTTATGGGGTAAATAAACTCATATTTGGCATAACAGGTACGGAAGAACCGAAATTTTTCACTTTTTACTATGATAGCAAGAGATTTGAGGCTTACTAAATTCTGATCAAGTCAACAATTATTTAGTTTGATCAAATTTAATCACTAAAGAAATGGCAATACTCACCATCAAAATCAATGCCATACTCAATGCTGAACCAAAACCCCAATTTTGACTATGTCCCAGAAACTGATTATAAACTAACCGCGCAGCGGTCATACTCGAAGCACCACCCAGTAATTCTGGGTCTATAAAATCCCCTAACCCAGTAATAAAAACTAGCAGCGAACCAGCAGTGATTCCTGGTAAAACTTGAGGTACAGTCACTTTCCAAAAGGTTTGTACTGGATTTGCACCCAAATCAGCAGCAGCTTCTAATAACTGTTTATCTAACTTTTCTAAAGAAGCATATAAAATTAACACCATATAAGGTAATAAGCTGTAACTCATACCAATTAATACTGCTGAATTACTGTTCAAAATATTCACAGCAGGTAAACCAAAACTGGTTAATAAACTATTTAATAATCCGGTGGGACGTAAGATTGTAATCCATGCGTAAGAACGCAATAAGGAAGAAGTCCACAAAGGCAAAACAAAGGCTAATAATAACAAATTTTGCCACCGTTTTGGTGCTATCAAAGCAATCCAATAAGCAACGGGAAAGCCTAAAATTAAGGTGATAATAGTAGTTCCAAATGCCAGAAGAAGTGAATTAAATATTACCTTTAAATAAAGCGGTTCAAAAATGCGAATATAGTTACCTAATCCACTAGGATTTACTAAATCACCTGGTCTAATATCTGGGACTAAACTTAATTCAAAAATTATTACTGTTGGCAAAACTAGCAACATTAATAACCAAATACCAGATGGTGCTAGTAATCCCCAGGTTGGTAGACAATTTTTCCAATCAGGTTGTAATTTCTCTATTTTTTTCAGTTCGCTAGAAGATTCCATTTGTAAATTAGTGATTATATAGCGGTATGCACTTGAATGAGATATTAAGATTTACGGTAAAAGCCATACGGCAAAATAGTTTACTTCTTCTTTTTTCTTCTGACTACTGAATGGCGCAAGCCATGCACCCCTACTTCCTTAATCATTTTTTAAGTTAGTAATTGAGTCCAATAACGTTCATAAATCTCTTCAAATTTTCCTAAAGAGGTTAGACGTTCACACTTGGCTAAAAGTGATTCAGGAGGAAATAAATTAGTGTTTTTTTGAATTGCTTTTGGTAATTGTTCAA harbors:
- a CDS encoding molybdenum cofactor biosynthesis protein MoaE encodes the protein MITTKSAIPLKPRVEDSFGITLAPLSVEEIYSKADNPANGAVVLMSGMVRNQTDGKSVVALEYQAYEPMALQVFYQIADDIRDQWPDVNRVVIYHRIGRLLVGEISVVVAVGCPHRGEAFAACEYAIDTLKHNAPIWKKEHYSLLGEDGSLIAESSWVSIKNCNH
- a CDS encoding ABC transporter permease produces the protein MESSSELKKIEKLQPDWKNCLPTWGLLAPSGIWLLMLLVLPTVIIFELSLVPDIRPGDLVNPSGLGNYIRIFEPLYLKVIFNSLLLAFGTTIITLILGFPVAYWIALIAPKRWQNLLLLAFVLPLWTSSLLRSYAWITILRPTGLLNSLLTSFGLPAVNILNSNSAVLIGMSYSLLPYMVLILYASLEKLDKQLLEAAADLGANPVQTFWKVTVPQVLPGITAGSLLVFITGLGDFIDPELLGGASSMTAARLVYNQFLGHSQNWGFGSALSMALILMVSIAISLVIKFDQTK
- a CDS encoding DMT family transporter → MLLELRGYKSTISSLLLITPFFLWGTAMVAMKGVIPHTTPLFMAGVRLIPAGVLILIVAAFMGKPQPQSWLGWLWIIIFALVDGTLFQGFLAEGLVRTNAGLGSVMIDSQPLAVALLSLWLFQEHIGLWGWLGLGLGITGISLIGLPQEWIFHVFEAGITISIDNWRELFDSGELLMLLAALSMAVGTVMIRFVCRYADPVTATGWHMIIGGLPLWGISAVLESQQWENLVLSDWLALSYATVFGSAIAYGLFFYFASSGNLTSLSSLTFLTPVFALIFGYIFLNEVLTTIQWFGVFLTLISIYLINQRENIGGNQKPTITEVRSQESGVKS